Within bacterium, the genomic segment AAGTTGAACTTGAAAATGGACATACAGTCATTGCACATTTATGCGGTAAAATGAGAATGAATTATATAAAAATTGTTCCTGGAGATAAAGTTATAGTTGAAATTTCTCCGTATGATTTAAAAAGAGGAAGAATTATTAAAAGAATATAAAAGGAGAAATAAAATGAAAGTTAGAGCATCTGTAAGGAAGATTTGTCCAAAGTGTAAAATAATAAAGAGGAAAGGGATTGTCAGAGTAATTTGTAGTAATCCTCAGGATGGACCAAAACATAAACAAAGACAGGGATAAGGAGGAACAAAAATGGCAAGAATACTTGGAGTTGAAATACCTGATAATAAAAAGGTGAAAATTGCCTTGATGTATATTTATGGGATAGGAGATAAAAGAGCAGAAGAAATTGTAAAAAATACAGGAGTTAATGGAGATAAAAGAGTAAAAGAGTTGACCGAAGAAGAACTTGGTAAAATAACTTCTTTTATTCAGAAAAATTATAAAATAGAGGGTGATTTAAAGCAGGAAATTGCACAGAATGTAAGGAGATTGATTGAGATAAATTGTTATAGAGGAATAAGACATAAGTTGTCTTTACCTGTTAGAGGACAGAGAACTCGTTCAAATGCAAGAACGAGAAAAGGACCCAGAAGAACAGTTGGTGTTGTTAGAGATAAAGCAGCAAGGAAAGCAATTAAACAGCAAAAAGAGGAAAAATAAGGAGGTAAAAGGTGCCAAGAAAATATATAAAAAAGAGAAAAAAGAAAATAACAGTACCAAAAGGTATTGCTCATATTAAAGCAACTTTCAATAACACTATTATTACCATTACTGATCCAGAGGGACATGTTTTATTATGGGGAAGTGCCGGTACAAGTGGTTTTAAGGGTACAAGAAAGGGGACTCCTTTTGCAGCACAACTTGCAGCAGAAAATATAGCAAAAAGAGCCCAGACAATGTTTAATATGAAGGAAGTTGATGTTAAAGTAAAAGGACCTGGCCCGGGAAGGGAAACAGCAATTAGAGCATTACAGAGTGCTGGATTGAATGTTGTTTCTATTAAAGATGTAACTCCAATTCCCCATAATGGTTGTAGACCACCAAAGAGAAGAAGAGTATAGTGAGAAGGAGGAAAAAATATGGCAAAATATACAAAACCTTTATGTAAAATATGTAGAAAATATGGAATAAAACTTTATTTAAAAGGTAGAAGATGTGAAAGTGATAAATGCGCAGTTGACCAGAGAAAGGGTAAAATAAGATTGATAAAACAGAAAAAAATGTCTGAATATGGTCTTCAATTGAGAGAAAAAAACAAGGTTAAAATATTTTATGGAGTAATGGAAAGACAGTTTAAAAGGTATTTTGAAATTGCTAAAAAACATAAAGGAGTTACAGGAGAAGTATTGCTTCAATTACTTGAAAGACGGCTTGATAATGTTGTTTTTAAAGCAAACTGGGTTCATTCAAGAAAAATGGCAAAACAATTAATAAACCATGGGCACATAATTATAAACGGAAGAAGAGTTGATAGACCGGGATATCTTGTTGAAATAGGTGATATAATACAGGTTAAACCAAATAGTAAGTATATTAAAACAGTTAAAGAATGTATTGAAGAATATAAAACAAGAACAAGGCCTTTATGGTTAAAAGTAGATGATGAGAATTTTAAAATAGAAATATTGAGATATCCGGATAGAAGTGAAGTTTCAATTCCTGTAGAAGAACAGTTAATAATTAACCTTTATTCAAAATAAAAAATAGTGAGGTGAAAAATGAAAGAATTTATTTATCCATCAAAATTTTTATGGGAAAAAGAGACACTGAGAAAAAATTACGGTAAATTGATTATAGAACCACTTGAAAGAGGATATGGTGTAACAATAGGAAATGCTTTAAGGAGAGTCCTTCTTTCTTCCATTCCAGGTGTTGCAATTACAGGGTTAAGAATAAAAGGTGTCTTACATGAATTCGCAACACTTGAAGGGATGAAAGAGGATATTGTAGAGGTTGTTTTAAATGTTAAACAGATTGCTTTAAAACCCATAATAAATGAATATCCCCATACGGTAAGTGTAGAAATTTCTGATAAAGAAGAAATCTGTGCAGGAGACCTTGTAAATGATGGTTCAGTAGAGGTTATTAATAAGGATTTACACATTGCAACTGTTGATCCGAGTAAAAAATATCAATTTGAAATTGATATTACAAAAGGATTTGGATATTTACCCATTGAAAAAATGAAATTGATGATTAAAGATTTACCTGTTGGAACGATTCTTCTGGATGGACTTTATTCTCCTGTAAGAAAGGTTACTTTCCATGTTGAAAATACAAGAGTTGAACAGTTTGTTGATTATGAAAAACTCATTCTTGAAGTATGGACCACAGGAGCAGTAACTCCTGAAGAGAGTGTTAATTATGCATGTGAACTTCTTGAAAAGCAGTTTGAACTTATTATAAAGGGACAGAAGATAGAAGAAGAGGAAGAGGAAATTACGGAAAAGAAGGAAATAAAAGATGAACTTGATATTCCAATTACTGATTTAAAACTTTCAACAAGAGTATATAATGCTCTTGAGAATAAAAACATAAAAACATTGAGAGACCTTTTAAATACACCAATTGAAACTCTTGAAGAAATGAAAAATCTTGGTAAAAAATCACTTGAAGAAATTGAAAAGGCATTAAAGAAAAGAGGGTATCGTCTTAAATCTTCCTCTGAACTTGCTCAAACAAAGGAGTCAAAATGAGGCATAAGAAAGATATTAAAAAACTCGGTAGAAATAAATCACACAGAAAAGCACTAATGAGAAATCTTACAATAAGTTTTTTTCAGAACCAAAAAATTGTGACAACTGTCCCTAAGGCAAAGCAGTTGAGAAGGATTGTTGAAAGATTAATAACACTTGCAAAAAAGGGAACTTTAGCGGATATAAGAAGAATAAATCAATTTTTAAATCATCCTCAAACAGTAAAAAAAATTATTGATGTTTCAAAAAGATTTTCTGATAGAAATGGTGGATATACCCAGATTATAAAAATTGGATTTAGAAAAGGGGATAGTGCAGAAAAGGCAATAATAAAACTTTTATAAAAAAATGGAAAACAAAAATTTGAAAATACTTGATTTAATAGATAAGGAAAAGAACATTTATGAAGTTATAGTTGAGATTTCAAAAAGAGCACATGAGTTGATTAAGGGAGCACTTCCTGCAATAGACATTAAAAAGGGAGAAAATTTAATTTATGTTGCAATTGAAGAGTACCTAAGAAAAACAAAGGTAAAAAATGAATGATTTTTTTTCTCTTTTAAAATTGATGAAGGAAAAAGATGCTTCGGATTTACATTTGAAATTTGGAAGGAAACCAATTTTAAGAATTAAAGGAGAATTAATTGAAGTCAATGAATGGGATGGGATATTAAACAAGGAAGACCTTTTTAAAATTCTTGAAATAATTATGCCTGAAGAAGAGAGGAATGTTTTTAAAAAAGAAAAAGAATCTGATTTTGCTTTTGACAATCCAGAGGTTGGCAGATACAGGGTAAATGCTTTCTGGCAACGCGGGTATCCTGGTTTTGTGTTAAGAAGAATAAAAGATAAAATACCTTCTGTTGAAGAATTAAATCTGCCACCTGTTGTAAGAAAAATTGCTCTATTTAATGATGGTCTTGTTCTTGTAACAGGACCAACAGGATGCGGAAAATCAACAACACTTGCCTCTATGATAGAAATAATAAATAATGAAAAAGTGGAACATATAGTTACAATTGAAGACCCTATAGAGTATCTTTATAGAGATAAAAAATCAGTTATAAATCAAAGAGAAGTGGGAATAGATACACTTTCTTTTGCCTCTGCTTTAAAACATGTTTTAAGAGAAGACCCTGATATAATATTGATTGGAGAGTTGAGAGATGTTGACACCTTTCAGGCAGCAATAAGTGCATGTGAGACAGGACACCTTGTTTTTTCCACTTTACATACAATAGATACAATAACAACAATTACAAGAATTCTTGATTTTTTTCCTTCAAGTCAGCATGAACAGGTAAGGAAAATACTTGCTTATCATTTAAGAGCAACAATATGTCAAAAACTTGTTCCAAAAAAAGATAACACAGGGCTTGTTCCTGTTTGTGAAATTATGATTGTAACTCCTGTAATTTCAAAACTTATTCAGGATAATAAAATAAATAAACTTTATTCAGCAATGGCAGCAGATAAAGAAGAAGGAATGTTGACCTTTAATAAACATCTTGTTCAGTTAATCCAGAATGATATAATAACTCAGGAAGTTGCATTTTCTGTTTCTCCTTCACCTCATACTCTTGAAATGAATTTGAGAGGTATATATCTTGATGAAGAAACAAGAATTATTGGAGAATAGTAAATTTTAAAGATTTTTATTAACTCACCTTAAGCATAATTTTCACTCATAATAAAGTTGACTATAAAATTAATTTAAAATAGAATTTATAAGGAACAAAATGAAAATTTTAATTATAGGTTCTGGTGGTAGAGAACATGCAATTGTCTGGAAGATAAAGACTTTTTCTGATAGATATGAAATTTTTGCTATTCCTGGAAATGGTGGTATTTCTTTTGTTGGAGAGTGCTTAAAAAAGAATTTAAGTAATTTTGAAGAGGTTTTAAATTCTGCCAAAGAAAAAAATATTGACCTTATAATTGTTGGTCCTGAAAATCCTCTATCAGATGGAATTGTAGATTTTTTTGAAAGTAAAAAATATAAGATTTTCGGTCCTAATAAAAAAGCAGCAACTCTTGAATCATCTAAATGCTTTGCAAAGGAATTTATGAGAAAATATGGAGTTCCTACCGCTGATTTTGAAATTGCTGAAACATTTGAAGAAGGGATTAAAATAATTGAAAAGAGAAAAATCCCTTATGTTATTAAATATGATGGGCTTGCTGCTGGAAAGGGAGTAAAAGTTATAGAAAATAAAGAAGAAGGAGAAGAATATCTTGAAGAAATATTCATCAATAGAATTTTTAAAGGTGAGCCAAAAGTAGTAATTGAAGATTGTTTAACTGGAAAAGAACTATCCTATTTGATTTTTACAGATACAAAAACATATATACCTATGGTTCCTGCAAAGGATTACAAAAGGGTTTTTGATGGAGATGCAGGTCCAAATACAGGTGGAATGGGTTGTTATTCTCCACCAGTTTATTTTAATGAAGAACTTGAGAAAATTATAAAGGAAAGAATAGTTGAACCAACTTTAACAGGACTTCATAAAGAAAATATTGATTACAGGGGTGTTTTATATTTTGGATTGATGATTACTGAAAAAGGTCCTTATGTTCTTGAATACAATGTTAGATTTGGTGACCCTGAAACTCAAGTTATTTTACCAAGAATGGAAGGAGATTTGATTGAAGTTATTGAAGGTGTGATTGAAGGAAATCTGAGAAAAGTTAAAATTAACTGGAAAGAGGAAAAATCATTATGTGTAATACTTGCTTCAAAAGGTTATCCTGGTGAATATGAAAAAGGAAAGGAAATAAAAGGAATTGAAAAAGTTAAAGATGTTATTTTATTTCATGCAGGAACAAAGGTAGAAAATGGTAAAATATTAACAGATGGTGGAAGAGTTTTAGGTATTACAGGTATTGATAAAGATATGAAAAAGTTAAGAGAAAAAGTATATAAGGCAGCAAGTATAATTGAATTTGAAGGAAAGCATTACAGAAAAGATATAGGTGAGTTATGAAAAGAGTTAAGTTAAAGGGAAAAAACAAAAATAGGTTTAAACTTAAAGATATAAGCACAGAGTATAAAATAGATGGATTTATTGATATTAATTTCCAAAAGACATGCGATTGCCCAGATAATTATTTAAGTTGTATTTCTCCGAAGGAATGGGTTAAAGGACAAGTTGCAATTTGGGAATTTTATTATGAGAAAAGAGATATAAGAGATAAAGAGATACATCCTGCTGTATTTCCTATTGGGTTACCTAAAAAATGCATTGAGATTTTTACACATAAAGGAGAACTGGTTTTAGACCCTTTTGTTGGAATAGGTACAACGTTAATTGCTGCAAGAGACCTTGATAGAAATGCAGTAGGATTCGATTTAAATCCAGAATATGTTGAATTTGCTAAAAAGAGATTAGAAGAAAATCTACAAATTTTTGAGACAGGAACAAAACAAATTATAATATGTGATGATGCCATAAATATACCTAAATATTTAAAAGAAAATATGGTATCACTTATAGTAACTTCACCACCTTATGCAACTTTACTTTTAAGAGAAAGATTAAATAAAAGTTTTAGATGTGATTTGAGAAAAAATAAGTATTATAAAAAAATTCAACAATATTCTTTTAACCCAAGAGATCTTGGAACAATGCCTCCAAAAGAATTTGCAAAAGCATTGGCAGAAATTCTTAAAAATATTTTACCTATTTTAAGACCAAAAAGGCATTGCGTAATAAATCTAAATGATTTATGGGAAAATAATAAAAGATATCCAACCCATTGTTATGTAATAGAAGAAATGGAAAAAGTTGGTTATGAATTAAGAAATATTATAATATGGGATAAAAGAAATTTGGTTAACAATGTTGGAATTTTTGGGTATCCAAGTAATTATATAACTTTAAGTACAACTTTTGAATATATTCTTGATTTTTGGAGGCCTAAATGAGTTTAAATTCTTTTGAGGATTTAAAAAGAAAGTTGTTAGAAATAAAAGAAATGGGTTTTATAGAAACTCATAGAAAGGGACAAACAGGAATTGGTAAAACACTTGAAGATTTGTTAGGTATCAAAGAAAATAATATACCGGGTCCTAATGCTTTAGGTTTTATAGAATTAAAGGCGATTAGGAAAGATACAAAATGTATGTTAACTCTTTTTACACTTACGCCATTTCCCCCAAAAATAAATTCTCATTTAGTTTCAAAATATGGATATTTATCACCACGAGGAGATAAAAAAATTCTACATACTACTGTAAATGGAATTAGTTTCAATACTATCAAAGGCGAGAATGGATTTAAAGTTGAAGTTGGGATTGACAAAGTAAATTTAATTCATTTTAAAGATGGTGTTGTTGCATATTGGGAAGAAGAGAGATTAAAAAAAGCGTTTGAAAGAAAATTGAAATGTCTTATTCTTATCAAAGTAGAGACAAAAAATAAAGGTAAAAGTGAAAAATTTTGGTTTAATGAAGGTTATTATTTAAATGGATTTAGTTTTGAAAACTTTAAAAAACTTATTAAAGAAGGAATAATTTTGATTGATATTAGAATAGGGCAATATCCAGATGGAAGAACACATGACCATGGAACTGCTTTTAGAGTATTTTTTAATAAATTAGATTTATGTTATCAAAAAAGGGAAGAAATTTTATAATTAAATTAAAACAAGGAGGGTGATATGAAGAAAGATTTGAAAGCAGGTATTGTTGGAGCAGGTGGAATTGCTGATTATCATATTTCAGGTTATTTAAAAAGTGGAGTTGATGTTGTTGCAATTTCTGATATTGATACAGAAAGAGCAAAGCAGAAAGCAGAAAAATTCAATATAAAAAATGTTTACTCTTCTTATAAAGAAATGCTTGAAAAGGAAAAAGAAATTGATATTGTTAGTATCTGTGTTCCAAATAAATATCATGCAGAGGTTTCAATAGAATGTCTTAAAAATGGGAAAAATGTATTCTGTGAAAAACCACCTGCTTTAA encodes:
- the infA gene encoding translation initiation factor IF-1, with the protein product VELENGHTVIAHLCGKMRMNYIKIVPGDKVIVEISPYDLKRGRIIKRI
- the rpmJ gene encoding 50S ribosomal protein L36 translates to MKVRASVRKICPKCKIIKRKGIVRVICSNPQDGPKHKQRQG
- the rpsM gene encoding 30S ribosomal protein S13: MARILGVEIPDNKKVKIALMYIYGIGDKRAEEIVKNTGVNGDKRVKELTEEELGKITSFIQKNYKIEGDLKQEIAQNVRRLIEINCYRGIRHKLSLPVRGQRTRSNARTRKGPRRTVGVVRDKAARKAIKQQKEEK
- the rpsK gene encoding 30S ribosomal protein S11 codes for the protein MPRKYIKKRKKKITVPKGIAHIKATFNNTIITITDPEGHVLLWGSAGTSGFKGTRKGTPFAAQLAAENIAKRAQTMFNMKEVDVKVKGPGPGRETAIRALQSAGLNVVSIKDVTPIPHNGCRPPKRRRV
- the rpsD gene encoding 30S ribosomal protein S4 encodes the protein MAKYTKPLCKICRKYGIKLYLKGRRCESDKCAVDQRKGKIRLIKQKKMSEYGLQLREKNKVKIFYGVMERQFKRYFEIAKKHKGVTGEVLLQLLERRLDNVVFKANWVHSRKMAKQLINHGHIIINGRRVDRPGYLVEIGDIIQVKPNSKYIKTVKECIEEYKTRTRPLWLKVDDENFKIEILRYPDRSEVSIPVEEQLIINLYSK
- a CDS encoding DNA-directed RNA polymerase subunit alpha, which codes for MKEFIYPSKFLWEKETLRKNYGKLIIEPLERGYGVTIGNALRRVLLSSIPGVAITGLRIKGVLHEFATLEGMKEDIVEVVLNVKQIALKPIINEYPHTVSVEISDKEEICAGDLVNDGSVEVINKDLHIATVDPSKKYQFEIDITKGFGYLPIEKMKLMIKDLPVGTILLDGLYSPVRKVTFHVENTRVEQFVDYEKLILEVWTTGAVTPEESVNYACELLEKQFELIIKGQKIEEEEEEITEKKEIKDELDIPITDLKLSTRVYNALENKNIKTLRDLLNTPIETLEEMKNLGKKSLEEIEKALKKRGYRLKSSSELAQTKESK
- the rplQ gene encoding 50S ribosomal protein L17, which translates into the protein MRHKKDIKKLGRNKSHRKALMRNLTISFFQNQKIVTTVPKAKQLRRIVERLITLAKKGTLADIRRINQFLNHPQTVKKIIDVSKRFSDRNGGYTQIIKIGFRKGDSAEKAIIKLL
- a CDS encoding DNA-directed RNA polymerase subunit omega, translated to MENKNLKILDLIDKEKNIYEVIVEISKRAHELIKGALPAIDIKKGENLIYVAIEEYLRKTKVKNE
- a CDS encoding PilT/PilU family type 4a pilus ATPase, giving the protein MNDFFSLLKLMKEKDASDLHLKFGRKPILRIKGELIEVNEWDGILNKEDLFKILEIIMPEEERNVFKKEKESDFAFDNPEVGRYRVNAFWQRGYPGFVLRRIKDKIPSVEELNLPPVVRKIALFNDGLVLVTGPTGCGKSTTLASMIEIINNEKVEHIVTIEDPIEYLYRDKKSVINQREVGIDTLSFASALKHVLREDPDIILIGELRDVDTFQAAISACETGHLVFSTLHTIDTITTITRILDFFPSSQHEQVRKILAYHLRATICQKLVPKKDNTGLVPVCEIMIVTPVISKLIQDNKINKLYSAMAADKEEGMLTFNKHLVQLIQNDIITQEVAFSVSPSPHTLEMNLRGIYLDEETRIIGE
- the purD gene encoding phosphoribosylamine--glycine ligase encodes the protein MKILIIGSGGREHAIVWKIKTFSDRYEIFAIPGNGGISFVGECLKKNLSNFEEVLNSAKEKNIDLIIVGPENPLSDGIVDFFESKKYKIFGPNKKAATLESSKCFAKEFMRKYGVPTADFEIAETFEEGIKIIEKRKIPYVIKYDGLAAGKGVKVIENKEEGEEYLEEIFINRIFKGEPKVVIEDCLTGKELSYLIFTDTKTYIPMVPAKDYKRVFDGDAGPNTGGMGCYSPPVYFNEELEKIIKERIVEPTLTGLHKENIDYRGVLYFGLMITEKGPYVLEYNVRFGDPETQVILPRMEGDLIEVIEGVIEGNLRKVKINWKEEKSLCVILASKGYPGEYEKGKEIKGIEKVKDVILFHAGTKVENGKILTDGGRVLGITGIDKDMKKLREKVYKAASIIEFEGKHYRKDIGEL
- a CDS encoding DNA methyltransferase, translated to MKRVKLKGKNKNRFKLKDISTEYKIDGFIDINFQKTCDCPDNYLSCISPKEWVKGQVAIWEFYYEKRDIRDKEIHPAVFPIGLPKKCIEIFTHKGELVLDPFVGIGTTLIAARDLDRNAVGFDLNPEYVEFAKKRLEENLQIFETGTKQIIICDDAINIPKYLKENMVSLIVTSPPYATLLLRERLNKSFRCDLRKNKYYKKIQQYSFNPRDLGTMPPKEFAKALAEILKNILPILRPKRHCVINLNDLWENNKRYPTHCYVIEEMEKVGYELRNIIIWDKRNLVNNVGIFGYPSNYITLSTTFEYILDFWRPK
- a CDS encoding MvaI/BcnI family restriction endonuclease, with the translated sequence MSLNSFEDLKRKLLEIKEMGFIETHRKGQTGIGKTLEDLLGIKENNIPGPNALGFIELKAIRKDTKCMLTLFTLTPFPPKINSHLVSKYGYLSPRGDKKILHTTVNGISFNTIKGENGFKVEVGIDKVNLIHFKDGVVAYWEEERLKKAFERKLKCLILIKVETKNKGKSEKFWFNEGYYLNGFSFENFKKLIKEGIILIDIRIGQYPDGRTHDHGTAFRVFFNKLDLCYQKREEIL